The region GTAGTGGAAGGTTCTGGACAGAAGACGTACACCCCAGTGTAGAAAGTGAGAGGTAAACCTTTCCTCGGGACAAAATGATAGCCAAGCGGGGGACCCACAGCTGGCCATCCCTGCCCGGTCTCCAGACTCCAAGCCAGAAGCTTCCACCTCGGCCTCAGAGGGCGAGCCCCCCATTCCCTGCCTGAAATGCCTTCGCCGGAAGACAGCAGCGCTGCAGCTGACCTTGTCGGAGAGCCCCCTCTGTTCACAGAGCGGGGTTGCGAGACGGGCAAACCTTTCCTCTGCAGAAGGAAAGACAGGGTAACGAGGGATAAACTGTGAGCTTCCAGCGGCCCACTTACATTCGAGCGGGAAAATCCCACTTTAGGGGGAAACtgcattttctcttccaaatGGAGAGGCTCCTCCAGGAGAGAAACTGGGGGCTTCTAGAGGAGGCCTCGCCCCTGCCGTCAGACTCCTCTTCCGGCAGCTTCTGTTCCGGGCCCCTGGCcgatcctccccctcctcctcccggtTCCCATCTCCGTTCACATCCGTTACTTTGCACTTTTCCCAAATGCACCCCTCCTCTTCCCGCCCAGGCAGAAACGGCACTTTGtctcctctttgtttctttttattttaatttttttttttcaacgtttatttttatttttgggacagagagagacagagcatgaacgggggaggggcagagggagagggagacacagaatcggaaacaggctccaggctctgagccatcagcccagagcccgacgcggggctcgaactcccggaccgcgagatcgtgacctggctgaagtcggacgcttaaccgactgcgccacccaggcgcccctctttgtttctttttaatgtttatttttgagagagagagcacgtgtgccaCACGAgtgcacagggcaggggcagagagagggagacggaatcccaagcaggctccatgccgacagcagAGGCTGTCAACAGcgaacgcagggcttgaactcacaaagtgtgagatcgtgacctgatccgaaatcggacgctcgaccgactgagccacccaggcgccctgctgtCTCCTCTTTAAGACCTTACCGTGTGTGTAAATTAGCCACTTTTTGTCACGGGCTGCGGGATTCCATCACTTGTTCACGGAGGCAGCCGTGAGCTATGTCGGTTATTCCCAGAGCCAGGCGATGCTAACCTAGACACGAACTTCCAGCGATAAGCATTCACCGTGAAGACGGTGCCGGCAAAGGCAATGCTAGGGTTGGTAACGCTGCCCAAGTCTGGGCACGCACGCGGGCCCTGGCACATCTCTGACTTAACAGCCACGCACTAAGTGAGAAGTTGCTGTATCGGCGGGGCCTGGAGAGCTACTGGATGGGGCTGAGGGAGAAAACCTGAGGCCCCGAGCTGGGTGGCCATCCATCCAAGCCATGGCTAGCATTCACATCGCTTCCTGCCTTTCTTCCAGTCCCTTCTTAGTCACTAATTAAACTTATGCACAAGCATTCATGGCTCCCATTTCCAACTGGAAAACCAGCACCAGGAACGCACAGATGCTGAGCATTTCACACATCATCAGGGTACTGGGGACAGCAGGGCCCTGCTTCCTTCTGAGGAGGAAGGATCTGGGGGGACCACTGAGGCAAGAGCAGAGAAATGGAGGAAGGGCCCTAGCCGGAGCCCATGCAAGCTGCCCCGGGACCTTGCACATCCTAGACAGGCCTGCCTTCAACCTCGCCCCTTCCTCCACACCCATCCTGATTAGGAGGGTGCCCCAGGCCCTAGCATCCCCCTGGTGGCCACTGCCCGCACCCCCAAGCACAGCAGAGCCTCAGCCCAGAGCAACTTTGGCCCCAGCTCCACAGGCCCACGAGTGGCCCCCAGTTACCCAAGCCAAGGGCCTCCTCATCCTCACCGCCCTGTACAAGGCCGACACAATACATCCCAGATGCCCCCCAGTGTAGGCCTTGGCCCTCCCATTTGCCAGTTCCAGGGCCTTGCACAAGCCCCTtcctcaccttctctctcctggcagacagcctctcctctACTGTCCTGCCCTGCCTGCTTCTCCCCTGCGGCGTATTCAATAACCTTCCATCTCctctgttctgcctcaggtgaattctttcacaGCCTGTGCCACCGACTCCCACCAATCACTGTCCCACATCTGGGGGCTCCCATCCCATCCAAAGACACCCCATTTAAGCACCACACCTGTGGGTTGTCAAATGCTACATAAAGCCTTTCCTGAACTTCAAACTTCCATATTTCCTCTTGAAATCTATATTCAGACTACAGTTCTTATCCACACACTTCCCCGATTTCCCCTGGGAGAATATAAACCACGGGTCAAATCGCTACCTATCAGTCTCACTGGCTGCCTTCAGTGCCTCAACTACACCGACCTCTTTTCAACCCCAGGACCCTTACATGTGCTGTGCCCTTTGTGGAATGCTGTCTCCCACTCACCCCCCAGGGCTCCTCTTAACTTTCCCACGGCCAGGGTAAAGTAGGCATCCCTGCCATTCTCACGGCACCGCGCACGAGGCCGGGCACGAAGAGCTCGTTAAATTGAGGAGCCTGGGGTGAGCGTCAACGTGCCAAAGGTGGTCCGTGTTTGGTCTGCTGGGCGAGGCTGTGGGCCCACTAGGACCCACCCGAATTCGCGAGTGTGGTCCACTAAGGATTGCGCCGTGCTCTCAAAGCTTTTACGGAAATCACCGAGCCCAAACCCACGAGCCGCGGAGAGGGCAGGTGATCGGTGATGGGGTCCGGGCGGCTCGGCACGTCCGGTGCCAGAAGCTGAGGGAGGGTGCGAGGTGCCCGACGTGGAAGGTCACCCTGCCTCGCCCACCCTGCACTGCACAACGCGCGCGGGACGCGGGCGGCCGGCCTCCCCCgcctcccacacccacccccgGGCACCGGGCGCCGACCAGGCTGCGAGCAAACCCGGCCGTCGCCAGTTACCGCCCGCAGCCCGCGCCGTCTCGAAGCTGCTCTGGTCGCCGCTCGAGCCTTCGTCCCGGTTGAAGGCGCCCGCGCGCGGCCGGGACCGCTCAGACCCGGGCGGGGCAGGTGGGCGGGCGGCCAGGAGCGGGCAGGGCTCCCCGCCGGCCTCCCGCCACCAGGCGGCGGCGTCCGGACCCGGGTTCACCAACCAGAAGCGCCAAGGCCACGAAAGCAGCAGGGCGCCTGCGCGCGAGTAGCCGGAAGTGACGCCACCAGGAAGGGACGCCACCGGAAGGGGCGTTTGGGGCCGAGCCATGGCTAGGGAGGCGGCGGAGCTGCCTCCGAAGGAGACCCTGTCGCTCTGGATAAGGTAATGGGGTCGGGTGACAGCCAATTTGCGGGGGCTGGAGCGACTCTGGGGCCgtggagggctggggggaggccCGGCACGCAGGCGAAAGGGCCTTCGGGAGTTGTAGTCTGCGGGGTTGGCGGCGCTCGCTTCCGGCGCCGCGTCTCGGTGCAGGGGGCCGGAAGGTGAGACCGTGGAGGGGGCGTCCCCGAGGTCGGGCTCCCcgggaagtggggggtggggggggtggtgagacCGGGAGTGCCCCGGGGAAGAGCCTCAAGCCCCGCGGGGCCGGGAGGCCCGCTGGACGTGTGTCTGCCCTCAGGGAGCAAGCCCAGCTGAAGGCCCTCGTGGTGGACCGGGACACGGAGGCGTGGCAGCGGGACCCCGGCTTCTCGGGGCTGCGGAGGGTCGGGGGCGTGGACGTGTCCTTTGTGAAGGGAGACAGTGTCAGCGCCTGTGCCTCGCTGGTGGTGCTCAGCTACCCTGAGCTCGAGGTAACCCCGCGGGGGCCGCCCCGCTCGGGCTGCGGGCTGCGGGCTGCGTTAGTGAGAGAGGCGGGACAGGGAACAGGGCCAGCGCAGAAGCACGCTTCTCCTTTTGTAGGATTTCGTTAGTCGGTGGGGAAGCctctgaaggaaagagaagggaggtaAAAACCGAAGGAGATTCTGTGTGCTTCCTAACAAGTGTAAAGGCCCTTGGGGAATCTGACCCAGCTTAATATGACGCTGTGGGTTAGATTGTCACCAACCCCCTTTCCCCACTCGGGAGTTCTTTAGATTCCTCACACATGCCatgctctgtctgcctgcctgACCTTACGCTGGTGTTTCCTGTCCTGGAATATTCTCCTGGCCACCCCCTAGTTGTGTCTCAGGTGCTCCGGTAAGCACCCCTCTCACCCTGCAAGATCAGGAGTTACTCTCAGTCCCCTGTCTTTTCTCTTCATTGCGGGATTGGCGGCCTGGGATGGGATTGGCGGATCTGCCTCTCCTACCAGAATGTAAACTCCACCACGATAGAAATCAGGTTGTCATGCCCACCGGTTGTAGCCTGCGGCACCTAGCCCGATGCCTGTCATGGAGAAGACAGCCAGATACGTGAAGGAATGAGCAGTGTGCCCGTGATTGATTTGGAGTCAACAGTTCAGGAAGACTGGACAGGGAACGCTTTGCTCTTAGCCCACAGCCTCGCCCTCCCTGCTCATCTGCCTGCTCCCCACGACCGCATGTTCCTGCCTCCGTGTCTTTGTGCTTTACTCGGAAGACCCCTTGAGTCAAAATTCAGCAAAAACGTACTGGGCACCTGCCGTTGCTAGGAGCTGGGTGTAGCGGGGTAATGGAACCAGAGTCCCTGCCCTCCCAGGTCGCCTGGTCACTTGGTAGGATGGCCTTGGGAATAAGGCATGGACGCGGGAGCCAGACTGCCTAAGTTTTTACCTCCACTCTGCCGCTCCCACTTCAACCccctgggcctccatttcctcctttctaaaTCAAGGATGAAAATACTATTGGTAGCTAGCTGTGGTGAGGGATAAATGAGAGATGCACGGAAAGCAACTGGTTGGCACGTGGTAagccctcaaaaaataaatatagcactATTAGGACAGCTGTGTCCTAGCATAGGACAGCTTAGGACAGCGTCTCACTTTTCAAGGCCCGGTTCACATAGTCCCGTCGGTCTGTCCTTTTCCCTAGCTGCTCTCATCCCTGTCCTCGGTCTCGTTCTTACGCAGCGCTTCTACGTTGTACTCAAAAGTTACCGCACTAAGCGTAGGTTCTCGAGGGTAGGGTGATGCTGTGTTGTCGCGGAGCCCCAGCACGGAGCAGAGTGCCCGCTGCTTGGATGGAGTCGGCACCCGTCATCCTGTGCTCCGGAAGCTTGCACTGGGAAAGGGTTCTGGCAGAGCCTGGCGCAGCGGCTCCCAAACGCCTAATCGCACAGATCTGCCCTGTCAGTCTCTGGAAGCgtgtttagaaatacaaattccacaggcaaatccagagacagaaagtaaattccTGGGTGCCGAGGGCTAAGGAGTGGGATAGATGCAGTGTGAGTGTTAACGGAGGTGAGGTTTACTTGGGGGCGGTCGTGAAAGTATTCTAGAATTACACGGTTGTACAAGTCTATAAATAACGAGAACGTTGAATTATACACTTCAAACAAGTGAACTTTATGGTAGTAaatttatctcaataaagtttttaaaaaatgtattgaccCCAGAGCCCCAACTCATTTCCTGAAGAGAAAAAAGGTCTCCCAGTGGACGGCCTGGAAACCCTCTTTTTTAAACAGCATCCCTGTGATTACAGAGCACAGCCGGGGTGGGGAGCACTGAACCACCCTCCAGGCAGCCAGGAGTCCTTTCCTTGGTTGCCCTGGCGGATGGTGGTCTCACCACGCAGCCCGTTCGTAGTTGGACACCCGGTTAGTGCGTTCTTTTCCACGGGAAGCTGAATTGTCTGTGACGTCGGTCCATCGACTGTGCCTCAGGCGGCAGAGCGCAGGACAGACCTTCCCGCCATCCTCCTTGAATGTAGTTCCTCCCCAGTCCGGCGGACCTACGTGCAGCCTGAGAACGGAGTTTGTAGGGGCACCACTTCCTCGACCCAGGTCAAAACCTGCAGACCTTCACAGAGATTCTGACCGTCCACATGGTGCTCCCACAAttgagttttttcctttttccagatctttaagcTGAAAATGTGTGAACGTTGAAAGAATAATACACTGGACACCTGAATAGTCTCTACTTAGATCCGCCTGTTGCCgactgatttctgtgtgtgtgtgtgtgtgtgtgtgtgtgtgtgtgcactgagGGATTCGAAAGTGTCTCCCAGAGGTGACAGCTCACCTCCGACCACCTCAGCAGGCCTGTCCTGAGAATGGCCTACGCATGACAGCAGTGTCATCACCGGACCTCGGAGTGGTCATTACAATCCGAGAGCATCACCTGAATCCTTTCCACGGCTCATTTCCCCAGTATCCTCTtaagtattgttttgttttctgagcttATAaaggtttaacatttttttttaagatttttttttcatgttttttatttattttgagaaagagtgggagggagggagggagaaagagggaatcccaagcaggctccgccgtgtcaacagagcccaacgtgggggctcagtgccatgaaccgtgagatcgtgacctgagccgagatcgagaggTGGACGATCAACCTACTGAGGCCCCTGGTCGCCCCTTAGGGCGTATTTTAAGTCCACTCTTGCTGTCACACCGTGTGGGGAGTGACGGGTTGTCCAGTATGTTGCCTGTgtttcctttactcttttttttttttttttctttttttttttcacaagttaCTTCTTGATCTGGCTGTTCCGGGTCTGTTTCTCCAAGTTCACACTTGGCTTTCTGAACATGCGGGGtcagatttccttttatttttggaacattttttgCGTTGTGGCTTTAAGTGCTCTATTTACTAGTTCGGCTCTCTTGCCTTGTGTTTCTTCTGTAGTCATGAGCTctggtctttctgtctttcttgtgtttttgtgtatttccattccaagtttttaatttttgccttgtGTTCTCCACGTGCCACTTAAGAATAGTTAATTTTCCTCTGCCGCACAACTGGCTAGGGGCAGCATTTGTTTCATCACTGATGGGCTTGGATTATTTCTGTCCGGGTTTGTACGGCCTTTCACTGCTCGTCCAGTGAAAGTCGGATTTAACCGGGTCTGGAGGGCTGGGGTCTGGGTGGCTGGCCGGGCTTCTTAGCTCATGAGGGACAGTGAGGTGCGGTCGCTCCAGTGAATGGTGTCCTTTCCTGAGGTGAAGATAGGCAGCACGCCTTCTGATTCTTGGCACTCTTGTTTCTGAAGAGCCTCACGCTTCTGACCTCGTTTTCTTCACCGCAACCCTGCAGGGCTctcctgcttctcccctccccgAGAAGGCCACTGCTGGCCCTGTGGCCTTCCAGGCCTCTTCTCCAGGTCCCGGCTGGCCGGGCTGCCTACGGGTCTCGTCCCGTAGGTGCCCCCGGCCTTGCCCAGTGCACGTCTAGAGCGGGCTCTGCCGTCCCGGGCTGTTTACTTCCGCACAGAGGCGCACACCGACAGTCACGATAGGCTCATCCCTTGGTTACGCTGTGAGATGGTGTCGGGGAGTGTTTGCCCTCTCCTTGTAGATCTCTAGTTTCTGGAACTTGTGCGGACAGATTCAGAGATAAGCGGCCATCATCCTGTGAGAACTCAGGCCACGCTTAACTTCACGCGTGTTCCTGTGAAGTCACCCTGTCGTGTGGGGCTCAGCACTCCGGTCTGCTGGGTTCCCTGTGAGTCCGGTGCCGCGGTCGTCGTCACGGGAGACCCTGCCCGCTTTGGGTCACTGGCAGTTGGAGAAGGTTCCCGGGAGTCATTGACAGAGATGCTGGGGCACGTGCCCCCTCCCTCGTGGGGGCACAGGTGGGGAGAGCCCAGCTTTGGGGGAGGGCTGAGGTTGTGGTTTCGAAAGGGCCCTGGGGCTCTTTGCACTGTCCTGTCCCCGGGAACCCCTCTTCTCCTCCAGATTGCCCAGCTCTGAGGCCCTGCCTGTCCTTTTCTGAGTCTCTGAACTCTTTCCACGAAGCTGGGGTTGCCTGTCTTGTGGCTGCTTTCTCTGTGAAGACCCGGCCTCTCCTCCCCCAAGTCCCCTGCTAGTGGGGAACAGTAACATCCTCACTCTGGTGCCGCTTCACACACGTgcttcttgtgctctgtcttctctgagcctccccgAAGCCCAGCGGGGGCGGCGTGGGGCGGCGGAGGGGCTCGAGGGGTCCCGGTGCTCGCCTGGCCACCTCACAGCTGCCCCCCCAGAGAGGGAGGCCGAGaggaggagttgggggggggggggcgggagaaggggagggagccGGCGGCAGCGAACCAAGGGCTGCAGGGTGACAGGCTGAAGGCCGGCAGGAGCCGGGGGCCGTGCCTGCCGGTGACCGGGTGCCTGGCAACAGGTGGTGTATGAGGACTGCCGCATGGTTAGCCTGACGGCTCCCTACGTGTCGGGCTTCCTGGCCTTCCGAGAGGTGCCCTTTCTGGTGGCTGCGGTGCGGCGGCTGCGGGAGAAGGAGCCCGGCCTCGTGCCCCAGGCAGGTACCTCGACTCCAAGGAGGGAGACCCCCTCTTTCCACCCAGGAGGGAAGGCCACGTCACCCACTGCAGGCCGAGGTCTCTGACCTCCCTGGAGAGGGCGCGCTTTTGCCGGATCTCCCAAAAAGCCTCCCACCCCCGGAAGTGGTGAGCCCACCCCACCTGCTCCAGGCTGCCCCGGCctgacgggggaggggcagtccgGCTGGCTGACTGTCACGTGTGGTTCTTCCAGGTGCTCCTTGTGGATGGAAATGGGCTTCTCCACCACCGAGGTAACCCTGCCCCCGAAAGACAGGGCCCAGAAGGGGACGGTTCTGACGGTCCCCTCACAGAGGGCCCGCCCCCTGCCCAGGACCCTCTGCTGCCGGCCTGGCCCTGGCCGCTCCCCCCTGGGCTGGCTGTCCTGGTCAGGACCCCACCCAGTAGAGAACCTGCTTCTTGTcacccctgcctcttccctgcctgccccctgaGGCCTCCCCTAGCGCTCCATGCTAGCCCGTCTCAGGTGCCCTCGGCCACTCTGGTCCCGACTGCTGCTCAGCTGGCCTGTCCCGCCGCTACCCACCCGGAGCTCTGACAGGCCCACTGAAGCCGGACAGGAGTGCCCGCTCCCCACTGGCACTGGGGAACTTGCCCCCGCCTGGGTGCCGGGGTGCTGACCCCGGAGAGAGTGACTGAGGGAGAAGTCACGAGCCCGGGGGTGGGGCCGCACAGGGATCTGGGAAGGGCTGGCGTCGGACGTTTTGGCCACTGCCTCGAGAACCCTGGGTGCCAGCGTGTGACTACGCACTGCCTGGCCGGAGCCCCAAGAGTGTGTTGGGAGGGTGACGCAGAGGCCTGGTGGCAGCTGCAAAAGAGAAAGGATGGAAAGTGCCAGAAAGCGGAAGGAGAAACGGGATGAAGTATCGTGAGCTAATCAGGCTCCTGATGTCGCCAAAGGGAAGGGGGCGTCCTCCGCCTGGTGACCGTGAAGCGGGGCGAGGGCCACGTTCCGGGTCAGGTTGGCCGTCCGCGTCCTGGCTCCCCAGGGCTCAGTCTGCCGATAGGCTTCTGTTTAGCTGGGGAGCTGCGGCGGGTTCTGGTTTGTCCCCAGTCTCCACGCTGTCTCTGGTCGCCCTGGCTCACTGCCCCATGAGCCCagcctcaccctctgcccctgtAGGCTTTGGGGTGGCCTGTCACCTCGGCGTCCTCACGGACCTGCCCTGCATTGGGGTGGCCAAGAAACTCCTGCAGGTCGATGGCCTGGAGAACAACACCCAGCACAAGGAGAAGGTGAGGGATGGGGCGATGCCCTGCCCCaggggagggcaaggagagggCCTGTGGGGGCGCACAGGCTGGGCACGTGCCTGTGCCAGCCCCAGAGCCCGCCCCGTACGAGCCTCTGTTCCCGCCCTTGCCTGCTGGCACCGTCCTCCCCGTCCTGGCTCCCTAACCCGGAGTAAGAAGGACCCACTTTTCTCTCTGCGTGGCCTGTGTGTCCCTCACGGCTCGGGGGTCACGGCAGCAGACTCCCAGGCCGGACGAGTGCCCTCCGAGCTCTCCCAGCCCCAAGGCACAGGCTTGCCTCTCCCGTCCCCGCTACGTTTGCGCTGCTGTGGTGCCCCGTGTAGGGGAAGGGCCTCCGGTTACTGCGCGCAGGACATTTGGGAGCCCGTGTGGCCCTCTGTACTCGTCCCCACCTTCTCCCAGCATCTCCCTCCTTCGGCCCCCTCAAGGCTGGCTTTGGGAATGTGACAGCCACTCCGGAGGGAGCCGGAGACGTGCCCAGCCCCACCGCTAGATGGCTGATGCTGAGAACAGTGATCACTCCTGCGGGCAGTCCCGGGCAGTCCCGTGTCTGTGCAGAATAGTTTTGTTGAGTTGACGGGGACCCCAGAGCAAACTAACGAGACTCCTGAGACACTCGGTGGACCAGTCCCCACCCCTAACAAAAGCCTTGCTGGGGTGAATCCAACATGCCTAAGTCCCTCGCGGGAGAAAGAGCGGCAGGCGATGGTTCCGGCCCAGGTGGCGTCCGTGTACCCAGCGGCCAGGCCGGGCGGGTGGGCGCCAGCCTTCGTCCCAGcctggcagccccccccccccccccccatcagcacCGCGGCCTGGGCGGGCTGCCCCTTCCTGGGCCCCGGGCACCTCGTGCACGGAACAAGGAGGGAACTGAGGTCCGACAGCCTCGTCGGGGTTGGACGCTGCCGGGGAAGGCCTCCCGGACGCCGAGCCCGCTGATGGCATGGGGGTGGGCACGGCCTGGGCTGCAGCCCACGCACAGACTCGCCCGCCCTCCCCTTGCCTGGCGGCTGCGCGGCCTCAGACATGGACAGGCCTGCCCTCCGCCCTTCCCTGAGAAAAGacttcttctgtgtgtgtgtgttttcctgttttccagaTAGGACTCCTGCGGGCTGGAGGAGACTCGTTTCCTCTGACGGGGGGCTCTGGGACCGTGCTGGGCATGGTGAGCAGCCAGGGGCCTGCGCGCCACCGAGATGGCACCCACAGAGGGGCAGGCGCCTGTCCGTGTGCACCAGACCCCGTccacctccccctgccaccctgactggtccctgggggtggggagggcctgcACCTTTCacccctgcccggcactctcgGCTGTGCCGAGGGGAGCTCCGGGCTGCGCGTGCCCCACCCAGACCCCGGACGCGTGGTCGGCCCGAAGCCCCCAGGGCTTGTCTCTACCGTGCCCTGACTTCGCCTGCCTTGTCCCAGGCCCTGAGGAGCCACGACCACAGCACCAAGCCGCTCTATGTCTCTGTGGGCCACAAGATCAGTCTGGAGGCGGCCGTGCGCCTGACCCGAGGCTGCTGCAGGTTTCGGATCCCGGAGCCCGTGCGCCAGGTGGGTGGGCCGGCGTGCGCCTCCTGGACTTCCCTCGACGCAGGCGCCTGTGGAAGGGCCTGATGGGGCCACGCTgggccctggagggaggggaggggaccagAGTTCATCCTGGGGCCCTGCTCCGCCCAGGCCCCGGGTCTGCCGTGCTCCACTTCTCCTCGGCCTCCTACGCACCCTACCGGGGTCACTGGGAGAATCTGCTCAGGCGGCACAGTGTCCTGCCAACTCCCAGCCATCCCCTCGGGGGCCCGACCCGCCCCGCcagcctgggggggtggggaacagccATCCTCTGCTGGGGAGGCTCCGGCTGTACCAGAGTCCTCGGTCAGGAGATTGCAGGATGTGGCTGTGCCGGGCACCTAGCACctaaagtggggtggggggagggtgggcagaacTTGGGGGAACAAGGTGGCTCAGCTGGGAAAAAGCTCAGCCTGTAGGAGACGAGAGCTGAGCTCAAGATGGCCTGTGGGCCCGCGTTGGTGAGCTCAGTCGTGACAGGGAGTCTCGTCATAGGTAGGTGTGTCCCAGAGAGGCCCACGGAATGAGGACTCGTGAGAAGCTCTCCTCAGGAAGAGAGCGgccagaggagggggaaaggTGGTCCAGGCCCAAGGAGCCCCatctgcaaaggccctggggtgggaaggaATTTGATGCCAGGAAAGCGAGAGGAAGGTGTCGCTGGAGCTGGGCCCGTGATCGAGGCTGCCCGGGTGGATGCTGGAGACTTGCCCACAGGGACCCGGCTGTGAGTCCCGGCCTGCGGCTCTGTGGGCGGCTCCGAGGAGCTGGGGGAGCCCGTCTAGAGAACAGGTGCTGGCCTGTGCAGGTTCCCGGTTTAGTGCAGCCACAGGACGGGAGGGCAGGGTGCCTGGAGGTCTCCCTGGAACCTGCTGCTTCCGCCATCTCCCCATGGCCTGTGCCGGCTCAGCTCTAGGCGGCTGGGCAGAGGAGCCCCGGCCAGACTGCCGAGAGCCAGTCCACACGGCCCAGCGCCCTGGTGACACCTGGCTCTGCCCCGGCCCTGCTGCCCTCACCTCCCGCCGCCTCCTGGGGGCCTGGGACCTTCCCCAGCTGCTGGTGTGCAGGGCGGCCTGCA is a window of Prionailurus viverrinus isolate Anna chromosome E1, UM_Priviv_1.0, whole genome shotgun sequence DNA encoding:
- the ENDOV gene encoding endonuclease V isoform X2, which encodes MAREAAELPPKETLSLWIREQAQLKALVVDRDTEAWQRDPGFSGLRRVGGVDVSFVKGDSVSACASLVVLSYPELEVLLVDGNGLLHHRGFGVACHLGVLTDLPCIGVAKKLLQVDGLENNTQHKEKIGLLRAGGDSFPLTGGSGTVLGMALRSHDHSTKPLYVSVGHKISLEAAVRLTRGCCRFRIPEPVRQADIRSRDYIRRTLGAPTPPAPGQDRSQKVQRPKGGSEELEDEGRPPETAESPRPTRPAAVSMEPSCAQ
- the ENDOV gene encoding endonuclease V isoform X1, whose product is MAREAAELPPKETLSLWIREQAQLKALVVDRDTEAWQRDPGFSGLRRVGGVDVSFVKGDSVSACASLVVLSYPELEVVYEDCRMVSLTAPYVSGFLAFREVPFLVAAVRRLREKEPGLVPQVLLVDGNGLLHHRGFGVACHLGVLTDLPCIGVAKKLLQVDGLENNTQHKEKIGLLRAGGDSFPLTGGSGTVLGMALRSHDHSTKPLYVSVGHKISLEAAVRLTRGCCRFRIPEPVRQADIRSRDYIRRTLGAPTPPAPGQDRSQKVQRPKGGSEELEDEGRPPETAESPRPTRPAAVSMEPSCAQ